A single genomic interval of bacterium harbors:
- a CDS encoding LptA/OstA family protein, translating to MKKVWITMAAGCLIFSGAILARAQERESSAAAGMTMGSGASETHISAKRADYDISRNVLVLDGSVVVSDPRVTIKADQITMLMTTNREPEMVTAVGSVDIEQDLSPAAVSSKKATPVKGFRRATCGRAVYSVRSGITVLTDKPVITQEGMTLRGSRIIYSRDEDKVHIDNSSGSFMPGEGKSDLGDMMKSKSAAKPQK from the coding sequence ATGAAGAAGGTATGGATAACGATGGCGGCGGGTTGCCTGATTTTTTCGGGGGCAATTCTGGCCCGTGCTCAGGAGCGTGAGTCTTCGGCTGCAGCAGGGATGACGATGGGTAGTGGCGCGAGTGAAACCCATATTTCGGCCAAACGGGCGGACTATGATATTTCACGCAATGTGCTGGTGTTGGATGGGTCGGTTGTGGTGAGTGATCCCCGGGTGACGATCAAGGCGGATCAGATTACCATGTTGATGACGACCAACCGGGAACCGGAAATGGTGACCGCCGTCGGTTCGGTTGACATTGAGCAGGATTTGAGTCCGGCGGCCGTGTCCAGCAAGAAGGCGACTCCCGTCAAGGGGTTCCGCCGGGCCACTTGTGGCCGTGCGGTGTATAGTGTCCGCTCGGGCATCACGGTGTTGACCGATAAGCCGGTGATTACCCAGGAGGGTATGACCTTGCGCGGCTCGCGTATCATTTACAGCCGTGATGAGGACAAGGTTCATATTGACAATTCATCAGGCTCCTTTATGCCCGGTG
- the lptC gene encoding LPS export ABC transporter periplasmic protein LptC → MMSCVLRNRVTGLLLLAWLACGTVAYSQQLAGMEDREIDDFRIPEFDANGMLKSEIFGKKAKMLADSKIRITGLQIIMYKKRLVTSTTNEVDAVLTSEHCTVDQKTKDAFSNADMKIVRDNVEITGKGFRWSAEKQRIEILNNFHMVMSGRVKVWPLLKEKK, encoded by the coding sequence ATGATGTCGTGCGTCTTGCGTAATCGGGTGACCGGACTTCTGCTGCTGGCGTGGCTCGCCTGCGGGACGGTGGCGTATTCCCAGCAGCTGGCCGGCATGGAAGACCGGGAGATCGATGACTTCCGCATCCCTGAATTCGATGCAAACGGAATGCTGAAATCCGAGATTTTCGGCAAAAAAGCCAAAATGCTTGCGGACAGCAAGATCCGGATTACCGGGTTGCAGATTATCATGTACAAGAAGCGGCTGGTGACGAGTACCACCAATGAGGTGGATGCCGTCCTGACCTCTGAGCACTGCACGGTGGATCAGAAGACCAAGGATGCCTTCTCCAATGCCGACATGAAAATTGTGAGGGATAATGTGGAGATTACAGGGAAGGGATTTCGATGGTCCGCCGAAAAGCAGCGGATTGAAATTCTGAATAACTTTCATATGGTGATGTCAGGACGTGTCAAGGTGTGGCCCCTGCTGAAGGAGAAAAAGTGA
- the kdsA gene encoding 3-deoxy-8-phosphooctulonate synthase yields MSKAVDVGNVSVGAKRPLVLIAGPCVIESREGCLEIAGKLVRLAKTQKISLIFKASYDKANRSSVRSYRGPGIERGLEILAEVKARYGVPVLTDIHTAEEAARAAKVVDIIQIPAFLCRQTDLVVAAGNTGIPVNVKKAQFMAPGDMRNVIQKIESTGNRKIILTERGVSFGYNNLVADMRSLLVMREFGYPVIFDATHSVQRPGGAGDRTGGDGCWAPALARAAVATGCDGVFIETHVKPEEALSDKDNTIAFSAMGQLWRTLRKIDDVVRLA; encoded by the coding sequence ATGAGTAAAGCGGTGGATGTCGGGAATGTGAGCGTAGGGGCGAAACGCCCGTTGGTCTTGATTGCAGGTCCCTGTGTGATTGAGAGTCGCGAGGGGTGTCTGGAGATTGCCGGCAAACTGGTGCGCCTGGCCAAGACTCAGAAAATTTCACTGATCTTCAAGGCCTCATACGACAAGGCCAACCGGTCGTCCGTGCGCTCGTATCGTGGACCGGGAATTGAGCGTGGGCTTGAGATTCTGGCTGAGGTCAAGGCCCGGTATGGCGTCCCGGTATTGACAGACATCCATACGGCGGAAGAGGCGGCCCGGGCCGCCAAAGTGGTCGACATCATCCAGATTCCCGCCTTTCTCTGCCGCCAGACCGACCTGGTGGTGGCGGCCGGAAATACGGGTATTCCGGTCAATGTGAAGAAAGCCCAGTTCATGGCGCCCGGGGATATGCGCAACGTGATCCAGAAAATCGAGTCGACCGGGAACCGGAAGATTATCCTGACGGAACGCGGGGTCTCATTCGGTTATAATAATTTAGTAGCCGACATGCGGAGTCTTTTGGTAATGCGTGAGTTCGGCTATCCGGTCATATTTGACGCCACCCACAGCGTGCAGCGACCCGGGGGAGCCGGGGACCGGACGGGTGGAGATGGCTGCTGGGCGCCGGCGTTGGCGCGGGCTGCGGTGGCCACGGGATGTGACGGGGTGTTTATTGAAACCCATGTCAAGCCCGAGGAGGCACTGTCCGATAAAGATAATACAATCGCGTTTTCAGCCATGGGGCAACTCTGGCGGACGTTAAGGAAAATTGATGATGTCGTGCGTCTTGCGTAA
- the kdsB gene encoding 3-deoxy-manno-octulosonate cytidylyltransferase encodes MNSKRERVVGVIPARWASTRLPGKALAPICGKPLIQWVLERVRQADRLDEVLVATDDERIRSVVASLGGTAVMTRVDHPSGTDRVAEAVAGRDAGIVINIQGDEPLIDPGLINGLAEVMLKARDWDMATAATPIHSPEELNKPSVVKVVSGAEGQALYFSRSVIPFVRDAAPAGLIHWRHVGIYAYRRAFLDRLVATPPCVLELSEKLEQLRALHLGARMKVVETQEIGLGVDTPEDVALAEAALRRAGLTLK; translated from the coding sequence ATGAACTCTAAACGCGAACGAGTGGTGGGGGTGATTCCTGCGCGGTGGGCTTCTACGCGGTTGCCCGGCAAAGCACTGGCCCCGATTTGCGGGAAACCGCTGATCCAATGGGTGTTGGAGCGGGTTCGCCAGGCGGACCGGTTGGACGAGGTGTTGGTCGCGACCGATGACGAGCGGATCCGCTCGGTGGTGGCGTCACTGGGCGGGACGGCCGTGATGACGCGGGTGGATCACCCCTCAGGTACGGACCGGGTGGCCGAAGCGGTGGCCGGCCGGGACGCCGGGATTGTGATCAATATTCAGGGGGATGAGCCGCTCATTGATCCGGGATTGATCAATGGACTGGCGGAGGTTATGCTGAAAGCTCGGGACTGGGATATGGCCACGGCCGCCACGCCCATTCATTCGCCGGAGGAGTTGAACAAGCCCTCGGTGGTGAAAGTGGTATCTGGGGCAGAGGGTCAGGCTTTATATTTTTCGAGATCAGTGATTCCCTTTGTGCGGGATGCGGCGCCGGCCGGCTTGATCCATTGGCGGCATGTGGGGATTTATGCCTATCGGCGCGCCTTTCTGGATCGGTTGGTGGCGACGCCTCCCTGTGTATTGGAGTTGTCGGAAAAACTGGAGCAGCTGCGCGCGTTGCATCTGGGGGCGCGGATGAAGGTGGTCGAGACGCAGGAAATTGGCTTGGGGGTGGATACCCCTGAGGATGTGGCGCTGGCGGAAGCGGCTTTGAGGCGTGCGGGATTGACACTTAAATAG
- a CDS encoding PfkB family carbohydrate kinase, whose amino-acid sequence MNIARVKQLAKRLGRQRILVVGDLMLDKYIHGSVDRISPEAPVPVVRVGRERQVPGGAANVASNICAFGGQAVIAGIVGNDMAGHELLALMSGQGICTHAVRAVAGLQTTVKMRVLADRQQVVRVDWESDPQLPADDIHAFCELIALEMETCDGVVIEDYSKGIVCQEVMDTVLRAAKKKGIPVGLDPKDNLNLTIKGITLATPNYKEAQVCAGLPAKAPPPGNPMDDVALRKAAEALMKIWEPEQLLVTLGSNGMYMMARHGAPRVIPTRAREVYDVSGAGDTVIATCVMALAAGATYDEAAVLGNNAAGVVVGKLGTATCSPEELIASVEANEL is encoded by the coding sequence ATGAATATCGCACGCGTAAAGCAGTTGGCAAAGAGGCTCGGACGGCAGCGGATACTGGTCGTCGGGGATTTGATGCTGGACAAATATATTCACGGTTCGGTGGATCGCATTTCCCCCGAGGCCCCGGTTCCGGTGGTGCGGGTGGGCCGGGAACGGCAGGTGCCGGGGGGCGCAGCCAATGTGGCCAGTAATATTTGCGCGTTCGGCGGACAGGCGGTCATTGCCGGGATTGTCGGGAATGACATGGCCGGGCATGAGCTGCTGGCGCTGATGAGCGGCCAGGGAATCTGCACCCATGCGGTGCGTGCCGTGGCCGGCCTGCAGACCACCGTGAAGATGCGCGTGCTGGCAGACCGCCAGCAGGTGGTCCGGGTGGACTGGGAGAGTGATCCCCAGCTGCCTGCGGATGATATTCACGCCTTCTGTGAGCTGATTGCCCTCGAAATGGAGACCTGCGACGGGGTGGTGATCGAAGATTACAGCAAGGGCATTGTGTGTCAGGAAGTGATGGACACGGTGTTGCGCGCGGCCAAAAAGAAGGGGATCCCGGTCGGGCTCGATCCCAAAGACAATTTGAATCTGACCATCAAGGGTATTACGCTGGCCACGCCGAACTATAAGGAGGCGCAGGTCTGCGCCGGTCTGCCCGCCAAGGCCCCGCCGCCCGGGAATCCCATGGATGATGTGGCATTGCGGAAAGCGGCCGAAGCCCTGATGAAGATCTGGGAGCCGGAGCAGCTGCTCGTGACGCTGGGTTCCAATGGAATGTACATGATGGCCCGGCACGGCGCTCCCCGCGTGATCCCCACCCGGGCACGGGAAGTGTATGACGTCAGCGGGGCAGGGGATACCGTCATCGCCACTTGCGTGATGGCCCTGGCGGCTGGCGCGACCTATGATGAAGCCGCGGTGCTTGGCAACAATGCCGCCGGCGTGGTGGTGGGGAAGCTGGGGACGGCCACCTGTTCGCCGGAAGAACTCATCGCCAGTGTGGAGGCCAATGAACTCTAA
- a CDS encoding YggS family pyridoxal phosphate-dependent enzyme, translated as MSSELKNRYDDIVRRMQAACGRAGRDPASVQLMAVSKTQHPDDIAAVAALGVETFGENRVQEAHGKISLCPGRLHWHLIGHLQSNKAREAARLFEMIHSVDSVRMLETLDRVAGEEGRSLPVCLEVNVSGERSKFGMAPEHVAGALEAANRLFRVKVVGLMTIPPAAEDPQEARPFFRALRELRDRMQGESGVMMPELSMGMSQDFEVAIEEGATWIRVGSLLFGPRKRKEIDESGND; from the coding sequence ATGAGTTCGGAACTGAAAAACCGGTATGACGATATTGTGAGGCGGATGCAGGCGGCTTGCGGCAGGGCAGGGCGGGATCCGGCTTCGGTGCAATTGATGGCGGTGTCGAAGACGCAGCACCCCGATGATATCGCGGCGGTGGCGGCGCTGGGGGTGGAGACGTTTGGTGAGAACCGGGTCCAGGAGGCTCACGGCAAGATTTCCTTGTGCCCCGGTCGCCTGCACTGGCATTTAATCGGTCATTTGCAATCGAATAAGGCGAGGGAGGCGGCCCGCCTGTTCGAGATGATCCATTCCGTGGATTCGGTTCGTATGCTGGAGACGCTCGACCGGGTGGCCGGGGAGGAGGGGCGTTCACTGCCGGTCTGTCTTGAGGTCAACGTGTCGGGGGAGCGCAGCAAATTCGGCATGGCGCCGGAGCACGTGGCTGGGGCTCTGGAGGCCGCCAACCGGTTGTTCCGGGTGAAGGTCGTCGGGCTGATGACCATTCCTCCCGCCGCCGAAGATCCGCAGGAAGCGCGTCCGTTTTTCCGGGCGCTGCGGGAGCTCAGGGACCGGATGCAGGGGGAGTCTGGCGTGATGATGCCCGAGCTTTCCATGGGGATGTCGCAGGATTTCGAAGTGGCGATTGAGGAAGGGGCGACCTGGATCCGGGTGGGCAGCCTGCTGTTCGGCCCCCGTAAACGAAAGGAAATCGATGAGTCCGGCAACGACTGA
- a CDS encoding glycoside hydrolase family 15 protein, producing the protein MARDIPVANGQILVAYDQEGLVRDLYYPHIGQENHVNGACFRVGLWEDGVFEWLPAGWERRLDYLPDTLVTELTWSSTARGLSLTFNDLVDFHDPLFLRRITLINSGATVRHLRLFLGFDFSIAGNDIGDTAALRPELEGLLHYKNDRYFMVNALLCGRHGFDQVATGNKRRNEFEGTWKDAEDGELSGNAIAQGSVDSVVALHLTVEPGATETAWVWIAMGTDLSEVRDLNRMVLKRGPVRLFRRTHDYWRLWVRKEPDDGVGLPEAVMRLYRRSLLIIRTQTDRNGAILAANDSDNVQYNRDTYSYVWPRDGAIVAHAMDRAGYPETSRAFFQFCASVVEPEGYFLHKYTPSGMPASSWHPWVKNSRGQLPIQEDETALVIWALWEHYRRCRDIEFITPLYRPLIKNGANFLMNYRDVSTGLPLASYDLWEERQSVQTFTVSAVYGGLMAAAQFVASFGEHELARDYKKGAELMREAALRHLVLPESRCFARGMVFPPGGPPEMDRIMDASICGIFAYGMLPADDPVVASTLNSLHQKLWCGTPVGGLARYEHDPYYRTQPHFPGNPWFVTTLWYAQYLIARAKGTADLAPALSLLEWTAAHALPSGVLAEQLDPRTGTPLSVSPLTWSHAAYVTAVCDYRDKVRQLAK; encoded by the coding sequence ATGGCACGCGATATCCCCGTAGCAAATGGACAGATTCTGGTGGCGTACGATCAGGAGGGGCTGGTTCGTGATCTCTATTACCCCCACATCGGGCAGGAGAATCACGTGAACGGGGCTTGCTTCCGGGTCGGTCTTTGGGAGGATGGGGTTTTTGAATGGTTGCCCGCTGGCTGGGAGCGTCGTCTTGACTACCTGCCTGATACGCTGGTTACCGAACTGACCTGGTCGAGTACCGCCCGCGGGCTCAGCCTCACCTTCAATGATCTGGTGGATTTTCATGATCCTCTTTTCCTCCGGCGGATCACCCTCATTAATTCCGGGGCCACCGTCCGCCATCTAAGGCTTTTTCTGGGATTTGATTTCAGCATCGCGGGCAACGACATCGGCGATACGGCGGCCCTTCGTCCGGAGCTTGAAGGCCTGCTTCATTATAAAAATGACCGCTATTTCATGGTGAACGCCCTGCTATGCGGGCGGCATGGCTTTGATCAGGTCGCCACCGGCAACAAGCGGCGGAATGAGTTTGAGGGGACCTGGAAAGATGCGGAAGATGGTGAGTTGAGCGGCAATGCCATTGCCCAGGGCTCCGTGGATTCAGTGGTCGCGCTGCATCTGACGGTGGAGCCAGGGGCGACAGAGACGGCGTGGGTGTGGATTGCGATGGGGACCGACTTGAGTGAGGTCCGTGACCTGAACCGGATGGTGCTTAAGCGTGGCCCCGTCCGGCTGTTCCGGAGAACTCACGACTACTGGCGTTTGTGGGTGCGCAAAGAGCCGGACGATGGGGTGGGGTTACCTGAAGCCGTCATGCGCCTGTATCGCCGGAGTCTCCTGATTATCCGGACCCAGACCGACCGGAACGGGGCGATTCTGGCGGCGAATGATTCCGATAACGTCCAATATAATCGGGATACCTACAGCTATGTATGGCCCCGTGACGGGGCCATAGTGGCCCATGCGATGGATCGGGCCGGTTATCCCGAGACCAGCAGGGCCTTTTTTCAGTTTTGCGCCTCGGTGGTCGAACCTGAGGGGTATTTCCTGCATAAGTACACCCCGTCCGGCATGCCCGCCAGCAGCTGGCATCCCTGGGTCAAAAACAGCCGCGGGCAACTGCCGATCCAGGAGGATGAGACTGCCTTGGTGATCTGGGCACTTTGGGAGCATTATCGCCGCTGCCGGGATATTGAATTCATCACCCCGTTGTACCGGCCATTGATCAAGAACGGGGCCAATTTCCTGATGAACTACCGCGACGTATCCACGGGACTGCCGCTGGCCAGTTATGACCTGTGGGAGGAGCGACAGTCGGTGCAGACGTTCACGGTGTCGGCCGTATATGGTGGGTTGATGGCGGCGGCGCAGTTTGTGGCGTCCTTCGGTGAACATGAGCTGGCCCGGGATTATAAGAAGGGCGCCGAACTCATGCGTGAGGCGGCCTTGCGCCATCTGGTTCTGCCGGAATCCCGCTGTTTTGCCCGTGGCATGGTGTTCCCGCCGGGTGGGCCTCCTGAAATGGACCGGATTATGGACGCCAGTATTTGCGGGATATTTGCGTACGGCATGCTTCCGGCAGACGATCCTGTTGTCGCCAGCACCCTCAATTCCCTCCATCAGAAATTGTGGTGCGGAACACCGGTGGGAGGATTGGCGCGCTATGAGCATGATCCTTACTACCGGACTCAACCTCATTTTCCAGGGAATCCATGGTTTGTCACCACCCTCTGGTACGCCCAGTACCTTATTGCCCGGGCAAAGGGTACGGCTGATCTGGCGCCGGCGTTGAGCTTGCTTGAATGGACGGCGGCCCATGCGCTACCCAGCGGGGTTCTTGCGGAACAGCTTGATCCCCGGACGGGGACCCCGCTGTCGGTCTCACCCCTGACCTGGAGCCACGCGGCCTATGTTACGGCCGTGTGTGACTATCGGGACAAGGTCCGCCAGCTGGCAAAATGA
- a CDS encoding NAD(P)H-dependent oxidoreductase has translation MKKLLHVIASPRGETSRTLQVATAFLRQFREIHPDWLVDEINLFHEPLPPLTARQVDGKYVLLGGRELYGELRETWEEIEHQIERFKAAEAYLISTPMWNFGVPYILKQYIDILIQPRYLFRYVKGRPEGLLTGRRMVVISSRGGEYTSPADLLFDHVEPHLRAVFGFVGITDVRFVKVEPLDGVSAKAVEDTIEAARGKAREAAEWISR, from the coding sequence ATGAAAAAGCTTCTGCATGTGATCGCGAGTCCACGTGGCGAGACGTCCAGAACCCTTCAGGTCGCCACCGCTTTTCTCCGGCAGTTCCGGGAGATCCATCCCGACTGGCTGGTCGACGAGATCAACTTGTTCCACGAACCGCTTCCGCCCCTTACTGCCCGTCAGGTGGATGGAAAATATGTGCTTCTGGGCGGCCGGGAGCTCTATGGGGAGTTGCGTGAAACATGGGAAGAGATCGAGCACCAGATCGAGCGGTTCAAGGCGGCTGAAGCTTACCTGATCAGTACTCCCATGTGGAATTTCGGTGTGCCATACATCTTGAAGCAATACATCGACATCCTGATCCAGCCCCGGTACTTATTCCGTTATGTGAAGGGCCGCCCGGAGGGACTTCTCACGGGACGGCGTATGGTGGTGATCTCCTCCCGCGGCGGGGAGTATACCTCGCCCGCCGATCTCCTGTTTGATCATGTGGAACCCCATCTGAGGGCCGTTTTCGGATTTGTGGGAATCACAGACGTTCGGTTCGTTAAAGTCGAGCCGCTGGATGGGGTTTCCGCAAAGGCCGTCGAAGACACCATTGAGGCCGCCCGGGGCAAGGCACGTGAGGCGGCAGAATGGATTAGCAGGTAA
- the rpoN gene encoding RNA polymerase factor sigma-54 codes for MAEQGLHLSQEMRLHMVLAPQLRQSLEMLQAPVLELRAMIQAELNSNPTLEELPADAPQIEVEKINTELEDHKSMDFRKEFEILTRLDDEWKDYFFQERERNSYSAHSEEKRDYLYESITQTQSLQEHLLHQLALAEFGETDRALGELIIGSISDDGYLASSIEELAATCNADLGHMQDILAIIQDFDPLGVGSRDLRECLLFQLERLGKAESTAGRIVSGHLERLASHKLQEIAKALKLPIEEIQAAANFIATLEPKPGRAYGSESSPYVTPEVVVQKVEGVYVVLMNDDDLPRLRISKHYRSLMNNEGTGAEVRDYIQDRVRSSAFLIKSIHQRQQTIFKIATEIVKVQQDFFDQGIAHLKPLTMSEVATVVGLHETTVSRAVAGKHIQTPQGIFEMKYFFTPGLKTDAGGVVSNKTVKDSLASLVASEDPEHPLSDQELLEILNERGIQIARRTVAKYRIALKIAPSHMRKKYG; via the coding sequence ATGGCGGAACAAGGTTTACATTTAAGTCAGGAAATGCGCCTGCATATGGTGCTGGCGCCCCAATTGCGCCAATCCCTTGAGATGCTCCAGGCGCCCGTACTTGAGCTACGTGCCATGATCCAGGCCGAGCTGAACAGTAACCCCACGCTCGAGGAATTGCCCGCCGATGCCCCCCAAATCGAAGTGGAGAAAATCAATACGGAGCTGGAAGACCATAAGTCCATGGATTTCCGGAAAGAGTTCGAAATCCTGACGCGGCTGGACGATGAGTGGAAAGATTACTTTTTCCAGGAGCGGGAACGGAATTCCTATTCCGCCCACAGCGAGGAAAAGCGCGATTACCTCTACGAGTCCATCACCCAGACCCAGTCGCTTCAGGAGCACCTGCTCCATCAGCTGGCCCTGGCCGAATTCGGCGAGACCGACCGGGCCCTGGGGGAACTCATTATCGGCAGTATCAGTGATGATGGCTATCTCGCCTCATCCATTGAGGAACTGGCCGCCACGTGTAACGCCGATTTAGGCCACATGCAGGATATCCTCGCCATCATCCAGGACTTTGACCCGCTGGGCGTCGGCTCCCGCGACCTGCGTGAATGCCTGCTGTTCCAGTTGGAACGTCTAGGCAAGGCGGAAAGCACGGCCGGACGAATCGTCTCCGGCCATCTGGAACGGCTCGCCTCGCATAAATTGCAGGAGATTGCCAAGGCGCTGAAGCTCCCGATCGAAGAGATTCAGGCAGCCGCCAATTTCATTGCCACCCTGGAACCCAAGCCCGGCCGCGCCTATGGCTCTGAGTCTTCCCCCTACGTCACGCCGGAAGTGGTGGTTCAAAAGGTGGAAGGCGTTTATGTCGTCCTGATGAATGACGATGACCTCCCCCGGTTGCGGATCAGCAAGCATTACCGTTCACTGATGAATAACGAAGGCACGGGCGCCGAGGTGCGGGACTACATCCAGGACCGCGTCCGGTCCAGCGCGTTTCTCATCAAAAGCATCCACCAGCGCCAGCAGACGATCTTCAAGATCGCGACCGAAATCGTGAAGGTGCAGCAGGACTTTTTTGATCAGGGCATCGCCCATCTCAAACCCCTGACCATGTCCGAGGTGGCCACGGTGGTCGGTCTGCACGAGACCACGGTCAGCCGCGCCGTGGCGGGCAAACATATCCAGACCCCGCAGGGGATTTTCGAGATGAAGTATTTCTTTACGCCCGGCCTCAAAACCGATGCCGGCGGCGTCGTCTCCAATAAGACGGTCAAGGACAGCCTGGCCTCACTCGTCGCCTCGGAAGACCCGGAACACCCCCTGTCCGACCAGGAACTCCTTGAAATCCTGAATGAGCGGGGTATCCAGATCGCGCGCCGCACTGTCGCGAAATACCGGATTGCCTTGAAAATCGCCCCGTCGCATATGCGGAAGAAATACGGATAA
- the trpD gene encoding anthranilate phosphoribosyltransferase — protein sequence MKEVLQKLIAGQNLSTPETVAAFDRIMDGDATPAQLGAFLTALRIKGETIEELTGACASMRRHAVFIDPRGKTVVDTCGTGGDALGTFNISTTAAFVVAGAGVPVAKHGNRSITSKCGSADVLAELGVNLEVSPDVMEECIHEVGIGFLFAPKLHPAMKHAMGPRRELGFRTIFNLLGPLANPAGARCQVLGVFAPQLTEMFAEVLKHLGSQRVFVVHGQDGMDEITVTGTTRISELRDGAVRTYNFDPLTVMEDYADLSTLAGGDPKQNAVITSAILKGEKGPRRDIVCLNAAAGLIAGGKARDFAEGFRLAQKTIDSGAAWHVLEGLIRKTQGS from the coding sequence GTGAAAGAGGTCCTGCAGAAGTTGATCGCAGGCCAGAACCTGAGCACCCCGGAAACGGTGGCGGCCTTTGACCGGATCATGGATGGGGACGCGACCCCGGCCCAATTGGGAGCCTTTCTCACTGCTTTGCGGATCAAGGGCGAAACCATTGAGGAATTGACGGGGGCCTGCGCCTCCATGCGACGGCATGCGGTCTTTATTGATCCCCGCGGCAAGACGGTGGTGGATACCTGCGGGACGGGCGGAGACGCTTTGGGCACCTTCAATATTTCAACCACCGCCGCCTTTGTGGTCGCCGGGGCCGGGGTGCCCGTGGCCAAGCACGGGAACCGCTCCATCACCAGCAAATGCGGTTCGGCGGATGTGTTGGCGGAGTTGGGCGTGAATCTGGAGGTATCGCCCGATGTCATGGAGGAATGTATCCATGAGGTGGGGATCGGATTCCTGTTTGCGCCGAAACTGCATCCAGCCATGAAGCATGCCATGGGTCCGCGCAGGGAGCTGGGCTTCAGGACGATTTTCAACCTGTTGGGGCCGCTGGCCAATCCAGCGGGTGCTCGTTGTCAGGTGCTGGGGGTGTTCGCGCCGCAATTGACCGAGATGTTTGCCGAAGTCCTAAAACATCTCGGAAGTCAGCGTGTGTTTGTGGTGCATGGGCAGGATGGGATGGATGAAATCACGGTGACCGGTACGACCCGGATCAGTGAGCTACGCGATGGGGCTGTCCGGACCTATAATTTCGACCCCCTGACGGTGATGGAGGACTATGCCGATCTTTCAACCCTGGCCGGCGGGGATCCTAAACAGAATGCGGTGATCACGAGTGCGATTCTGAAGGGTGAGAAGGGCCCCCGGCGGGATATTGTCTGCCTGAATGCCGCGGCCGGGCTGATCGCCGGCGGGAAAGCTCGGGACTTCGCAGAGGGCTTCCGCTTGGCTCAGAAGACGATTGACAGCGGGGCGGCCTGGCATGTGCTTGAAGGGTTGATCCGCAAGACGCAGGGTTCATAA
- a CDS encoding aminodeoxychorismate/anthranilate synthase component II yields the protein MIILIDNYDSFTYNLVQMMAAIGADIRVFRNDAITVDAVEALKPEAVVVSPGPCTPKEAGISVELIKRMSGRIPVLGVCLGHQSLGVAFGATVSNAKRIMHGKVSQVRHDGQGLFKGMSNPFQAGRYHSLAVLKETLPPELIANAFSEDDEIMGMQHVTHPTYGVQFHPESVLTPTGKRLLRNFLDIVAEKKAVS from the coding sequence ATGATTATATTAATCGATAATTACGATTCCTTTACCTACAACCTGGTCCAGATGATGGCGGCCATTGGTGCGGATATCCGGGTGTTCCGGAACGATGCCATCACGGTGGATGCCGTGGAAGCGCTGAAGCCGGAGGCCGTGGTCGTCTCGCCCGGACCCTGTACGCCCAAAGAGGCCGGAATTTCCGTGGAGTTGATCAAGCGGATGAGTGGACGGATCCCGGTCCTGGGGGTCTGCCTGGGCCACCAGTCGCTGGGGGTCGCCTTCGGGGCGACCGTTTCCAATGCCAAGCGCATTATGCACGGCAAGGTATCGCAAGTGCGTCACGATGGACAGGGTCTGTTCAAAGGGATGAGCAACCCCTTTCAGGCGGGGCGGTACCACTCGCTGGCGGTTCTGAAAGAGACGCTGCCGCCTGAACTGATTGCCAATGCCTTCAGTGAGGACGATGAGATCATGGGGATGCAGCATGTGACGCACCCGACCTACGGGGTCCAGTTCCATCCTGAGTCCGTTTTGACGCCGACCGGGAAACGGTTGTTGCGGAATTTTCTGGATATTGTGGCCGAAAAGAAAGCCGTGTCGTGA